In the genome of Maribacter forsetii DSM 18668, the window GATTCGGGTTGGTAAAAATCCAAACTAGTTTTTGCTCATTGCAGATAACATACCACCATATACACCATTCAATGAAGAAAGGTTTGTAGACAAAGATGCCATTTGATCTTTAAGTGCACTTGCATTTTGAACAACTTCTTCATTAACTGAAGCTTGCTTGCTAGCACTTTCTAATTGTACTTTATAAAGACTGTTCAAAGACTCCATTTGAGAAGCAGCCTGAACCATTTCACTAGAATATTTCTTAGTAGATTCCATTGCATCAACTGTTGGAGCGATACCTTTAGCAGCACCTTCAAAGTTTTTAATGCTTGAACCTAAGCTTTCCATAAGACTTGCATCTACACCAGCTTCTTTCAATAAATCATCTAATTTCTTAGATAAAGATGCCTCAGCTTCTTTTACTTCTGTTGCAGCTTGTGCTTTCTTAGGTGCTTTACTTTCACCACCAGCTAATTCTGGGTATACTAATGCCCAATCTAAATCGTCATCTACTGGTTCAAAAGCACTGATCGCGAAAATTAACGCTTCTGTAATAAGACCTATCGCTAAAAGAATACCACCATTTAATGGTCCTAACTCCCAGTGAAGAATTTTAAATAATGCACCAATAATTACGACTGATGCCCCTAGCCCGTAGGCCATGTTAAATAATTTTTTTGTGGATTTTGACTGTGCCATGTTTAATTTAATTTTAAGGTTTAAAAAATAAAGATTTGGTTAAAAAAATGAATTTGAATTTATTATAAAACTGTTAATATTATTATTTATTGTGTGGAATCTTCCTCACCCATATAATCTTGTACTGTTCTGAAACCGATGTAACTACGAGCTGAATCTGCGTATTCGTAATCTCTTGTACTTACTTGCAAGAAATATGCAACATCTTTCCAAGAACCACCTCTAATAACTTTTCTTGTATTAGACTGATCACCTCCGTTAGGATTCATTGTTGATACATAATCATATGCACTTGGATCGTAACTTGAGTTTGTCCACTCAGAAACATTACCAGCC includes:
- the porL gene encoding type IX secretion system motor protein PorL/GldL, whose product is MAQSKSTKKLFNMAYGLGASVVIIGALFKILHWELGPLNGGILLAIGLITEALIFAISAFEPVDDDLDWALVYPELAGGESKAPKKAQAATEVKEAEASLSKKLDDLLKEAGVDASLMESLGSSIKNFEGAAKGIAPTVDAMESTKKYSSEMVQAASQMESLNSLYKVQLESASKQASVNEEVVQNASALKDQMASLSTNLSSLNGVYGGMLSAMSKN